A stretch of Tachyglossus aculeatus isolate mTacAcu1 chromosome 3, mTacAcu1.pri, whole genome shotgun sequence DNA encodes these proteins:
- the LOC119925262 gene encoding extensin-like: MNMKCADRIALKIKKSCGSLEQPGASKSKAIIMPLATTTAGKTSFVQEIDPKQLLLNMAPSTHCLFLQWTRRPPPGTAPRRGRRPSGGHADPHRGRRPSGRRAIPQAGTAPLAGAALTVGGHADPLAGAALAVGTQTPSRPPPSRWACRPPRGRRPSGRRAIPLNGTAPLAGAALAVDTPTPSLRWTRRPPGGHRTPRGRRPNGAHTNHLASAALAVDTPPTWRAPPHSGAPPYWWTHQPPRGRRPSGRRANPLVGAALAVTTPPHWRAPPPSRRWARRTRRHRPPRERRPSGKCAAPLPGIDPLASAALAVDTPPTWRAPPHSGAPPYWWTHQPPRGCRPIGGHTNPLVGAALARWTRGPTGGHRTPRGRRPSGGRAVLAGIDPLASAALARWSRRPTGGQRPPRGHRPPCRHRPPRERRPSGGHAAHLAGIDPLASAALGVDTLAPSWAPPWRTTRRPPGRHRTPHGRRPSGEHTAPLAGAALAVDTLPHWRARHRPPRERRPSGGHAAHLAGTAPLAGAALAVDTPTPSHRPPRRHRPPRERRPSGGHAAHLAGTAPLAGAALAVDTPTPSHRPPRRHRPPRERRPSGGHAAHLAGTAPLAGAALTVDTPTPSRAPPWRWTHRPPRGRRPSGGHAAPLAGTAHLAGAALAVGAPHPSPASTPSRAPP, from the exons ATGaatatgaaatgtgctgat CGGATCGCTTTAAAAATTAAGAAAAGCTGTGGCTCTTTAGAACAGCCTGGAGCCTCGAAGAGCAAAGCCATCATCATGCCCCTCGCCACCACCACTGCAGGTAAAACTTCTTTTGTGCAAGAAATCGACCCAAAGCAGCTTCTCTTGAACATGGCCCCCAGCACCCACTGTCTTTTTCTT CAGTGGACGCGCCGGCCCCCTCCGGGCACTGCCCCCCGTCGCGGGCGCCGCCCTAGCGGCGGGCACGCCGACCCCCATCGCGGGCGCCGCCCTAGCGGTAGGCGCGCCATCCCCCAAGCGGGAACGGCCCCCCTCGCGGGCGCCGCCCTAACGGT CGGTGGACACGCCGACCCCCTCGCGGGCGCCGCCCTAGCCGTGGGCACGCAGACCCCTTCGCGGCCGCCGCCCTCGCGGTGGGCTTGTCGCCCGCCTCGCGGGCGCCGCCCTAGCGGTAGGCGCGCCATCCCCCTCAATGGAACCGCCCCCCTCGCGGGCGCCGCCCTAGCGGTGGACACACCAACCCCCTCGTTG CGGTGGACACGCCGCCCACCTGGCGGGCACCGCACCCCTCGCGGGCGCCGCCCTAACGGTGCACACACCAACCACCTCGCGAGCGCCGCCCTAGCGGTGGACACACCGCCCACCTGGCGGGCACCGCCCCACTCGGGGGCGCCGCCCTATTGGTGGACACACCAACCCCCTCGCGGGCGCCGCCCTAGCGGTAGGCGCGCCAACCCCCTCGTGGGCGCCGCCCTAGCGGTGACCACGCCGCCCCACTGGCGGGCACCACCCCCCTCGCGG CGGTGGGCGCGCCGTACTCGCAGGCATCGACCCCCTCGCGAGCGCCGCCCTAGCGGTAAGTGCGCCGCACCCCTCCCAGGCATCGACCCCCTCGCGAGCGCCGCCCTAGCGGTGGACACACCGCCCACCTGGCGGGCACCACCCCACTCGGGGGCGCCGCCCTATTGGTGGACACACCAACCCCCTCGCGGGTGCCGCCCTATTGGTGGACACACCAACCCCCTCGTGGGCGCCGCCCTAGCG CGGTGGACACGCGGCCCCACTGGCGGGCACCGCACCCCTCGCGGGCGCCGCCCTAGCGGTGGGCGCGCCGTACTCGCAGGCATCGACCCCCTCGCGAGCGCCGCCCTAGCG CGGTGGTCACGCCGCCCCACTGGCGGGCAGCGCCCCCCTCGAGGGCACCGGCCCCCTTGCAGGCATCGACCCCCTCGCGAGCGCCGCCCTAGCGGTGGACACGCCGCCCACCTGGCGG GCATCGACCCCCTCGCGAGCGCCGCCCTAGGGGTGGACACGCTGGCCCCCTCGTGGGCGCCGCCCTGGCGGACAACACGCCGCCCCCCTGGACGGCACCGCACCCCTCACGGGCGCCGCCCTAGCGGTGAACACACCGCCCCGCTCGCGGGCGCCGCCCTAGCGGTGGACACGCTGCCCCACTGGCGGGCACG GCATCGACCCCCTCGCGAGCGCCGCCCTAGCGGTGGACACGCCGCCCACCTGGCGGGCACCGCCCCCCTCGCGGGCGCCGCCCTAGCGGTGGACACACCAACCCCCTC GCATCGACCCCCTCGGAGGCATCGACCCCCTCGCGAGCGCCGCCCTAGCGGTGGACACGCCGCCCACCTGGCGGGCACCGCCCCCCTCGCGGGCGCCGCCCTAGCGGTGGACACACCAACCCCCTC GCATCGACCCCCTCGCAGGCATCGACCCCCTCGCGAGCGCCGCCCTAGCGGTGGACACGCCGCCCACCTGGCGGGCACCGCACCCCTCGCGGGCGCCGCCCTAACGGTGGACACACCAACCCCCTCGCGAGCGCCGCCCTGGCGGTGGACACACCGCCCCCCTCGCGGGCGCCGCCCTAGCGGTGGACACGCCGCCCCACTGGCGGGCACCGCACACCTCGCGGGCGCCGCCCTAGCGGTGGGCGCGCCGCACCCCTCGCCGGCATCGACCCCCTCGCGAGCGCCGCCCTAG
- the CSGALNACT2 gene encoding chondroitin sulfate N-acetylgalactosaminyltransferase 2 isoform X2 has translation MPRRGLMLQARTRWLLVGLALLFSLLLFMYLLECAPQTDGNSSLPGIVGENYGKEYYQALLQEQEEQYQTRATSLKRQIAQLKQELQEMSEKMRLLQEKKSPRANGMGYQGTKDQVPRDLLEFLHSQIDKAEVGTGAKLSSEYGVIPFESFTLMKVFQLEMGLTRHPEEKPVRKDKRDELVEVIEAGLEVLNNPDEEDEQEEEDGPNGEKHIFSENDFMEGYYRTERDKGTQYELFFKKTDLMEYRHVTLFRPFGPLMKVRSETIDITKSVINIIVPLAGRTEAFAQFMQNFRDICIHQDKRIHLTVVYFGEEGLSDVKNILESVVRLVCKV, from the exons ATGCCCAGAAGAGGTTTAATGCTTCAAGCCAGAACCCGATGGCTGTTGGTGGGCCTTGCTTTACTCTTTAGCTTGCTGTTATTTATGTACCTTCTTGAATGTGCTCCACAGACAGATGGAAACTCATCTCTCCCCGGTATTGTCGGGGAGAATTATGGGAAAGAGTATTATCAAGCTCTCCTTCAGGAGCAAGAAGAACAATATCAAACTCGGGCTACCAGCCTGAAGCGCCAGATTGCCCAGTTAAAGCAAGAGCTTCAAGAGATGAGTGAAAAAATGAGATTATTACAAGAAAAAAAGAGTCCTAGAGCCAATGGCATGGGCTACCAAGGCACCAAAGACCAAGTACCCAGGGATCTCCTAGAATTTCTTCACTCTCAAATTGACAAAGCTGAGGTAGGCACAGGAGCCAAGCTCTCCAGCGAATATGGTGTCATCCCCTTTGAAAGTTTTACATTGATGAAAGTGTTCCAGTTGGAGATGGGCCTCACGCGGCATCCAGAGGAGAAACCTGTCAGGAAAGACAAAAGAGACGAGTTGGTGGAAGTTATTGAGGCTGGCTTAGAAGTTCTCAATAATCCTGATGAAGAAgatgaacaggaggaggaggatggcccaAATGGGGAGAAACACATATTCAGTGAAAATGATTTCATGGAAG GATACTACCGCACTGAGAGAGATAAAGGTACACAATATGAGCTCTTTTTCAAGAAGACAGACCTTATGGAATACAGACATGTCACATTATTCCGACCCTTTGGACCGCTCATGAAAGTGAGGAGTGAAACTATTGACATTACCAAATCAGTGATTAATATCATCGTCCCCCTTGCTGGCAGAACTGAGGCATTTGCACAATTTATGCAAAATTTCAG GGATATATGTATTCACCAGGACAAAAGGATTCACCTCACAGTGGTATATTTTGGTGAAGAAGGACTTTCTGATGTCAAGAACATTCTAGAGTCTGTTGTTAGGTTGGTGTGCAAGGTCTaa